The sequence below is a genomic window from Dermacentor andersoni chromosome 6, qqDerAnde1_hic_scaffold, whole genome shotgun sequence.
GTGCCTAAACACGTTGAATGCGATATTCCAAGGATGTGTCATCAGCTGCCCACTCACGTGCCTCGTATTCCTTGTTATTTCGCATGATGACGAAACCCAACATGATTGTCCACTTCGATGACAAGATGGCCTTAGAGAAGTCTTTGCTGCATGTTACATCGCACAAGTGTAGGAAAATTGTTGACATAGATTAAAAACAACGGCTTTTTTATGTTTTCATCTTTTGCAGTTATGCCTCTCTTTTCTCTCGCGACAGCACCATTCTCAAATTTCTGTATTTTCCCTTAACTCGTTCCAGGTACCTTGTAGCGAATTTTCAAGCATAGGCATGGACTTTGAAGCGCAGAGGGAGTATTTGCAAGAAAAGATTTTCTCGGCATGACAAGAGCCAGCTTCGAGGTTTCAGTGTACAGCGGATGTTTCATCACAGTCAAGTTTTAGTCACACTTGTAGAGTGTACAGTAATTTAATTGAATATACCCATCACATCTGATGAAAAGTATATGGCTGTCGTGCAGTGTTGCAAGGCTGAATTCTTCATGCTGCCTTTTGGGAAAGGTGAGTGGCCCTGAGCTTGTAGAGCTGCTCTACCCATGTCTTGACAATGCGGTGTTGGAACTTTCCTGTAAACAAGGCAAAAGAATGAAGCAATGAACAGTCTAGCACAGTGGGTACGACTCTAAGCAGGTCAATGCTTAGGGGTGTGCAGAGCAAATACAGTACAGTGaatccttatttatttattaccctcAAGGCCCGGaaacattacagaggggagtgatGAAACAGGAAGCATAACAATGAAATAAACAACATATGTACTAATAATTCCAGACCATAAAATGTTAGCTAATGCCCTCTGAAAGAGTTTGTTGTCAAAAGTGGCAGCAGTGTCTCTGGCATGGTAGTTCCATTACTGCGATGTTCTGGTGGAAAAAAATACTGACTAAAAGTGTTAGTGTTCCCTTATTGGATTCCGACTTTATGGCGCTGAATGACGTGGCATGACACATAATGGGGTTGAAAAATGAAGTTACCATGAAGGGAAGAATGGCGACAAAGCTTGTGATTGTTCTGTGTAATACAAGGACTAGATTAACCTTGATTGAGGTTATGTTGGTGGTACGGTTATAATTTGAAAATATGAATGGCTCTGAATTATTTTGACAAATTATTATAACAGGAAAATGAGTTTTTTGTAAGcagtaatttttttaaatgtggaAAGGCTTTAAGAAAGCCATAGTAATGTTGGAAGTGCACTCCAACAGAGTGGAAGTTCACAAAACATATATGTAGTACTGACACAAATACGTACTACTAGTAGTTTTATTCAGTCTATATATTGAAGGTTGTGACTGCTTTCTTATAGGTTTTGAGCAGATgttctttgtaaaaaaaaaaaaaaaactgccactAGAAAGCCAAATACCACAATTGAATGGTTGAAAGTTCTTGCACATTGCTGAGCTAGATTTACAAAAACAGCTTTAAAGTGACACTTTCTTTGCCCAGCAAATCAGCCTACCTTAGCACTGCGTGTTGACTGACAAAGTAGTGCTAGTCAGTGCACTTTTGTTCTGCATAATCAAACAATATATCACGACATGGAATCTGTACTTGTTGTTTCATAAGTATCTCTGATGCACACAGACTTCTTAGTGGAATAGTGCATGATATTTAACAGCTTCTTTAATTTTTCTTATATTTGGGCTACTTGTTCCTTGGTCAATGGAATATGTGCCACCACCAGCTTGCATTTTAACCAACAAGGTAATGCCAATGAGGGCACCTTTGTTCTGCTTAATTAGACAATAAATTGCCACAACTTGTCAGTATGTCAGCTTATAGGTATGTCTAAAGCATGCAGACCTCTTACTGAAATAGCCTAAGATTTTCAGTGACTTCTTTGAATTTCTTATATTTGTGCCACCCCTTTCTTGGGCCACTTGCTCTGAGCCAATTCTTGACCAATCCTCTCAGAACATATATGTTATATCCCATCGTCACACAAAGGGCATAGAAGTCATAAATGTGTTCTACTcctctgtgcatacacctctgTTCACCATGTTCCCTACGAAAGACATCAAATATCACCTTCGCCCTTGTGTCATCGCTATGCCTTGCATTACAGCACAGCTTGTTGACGATGTGGTGCACCAACATAGTGTGAGAGTACATGTTGCATTGGATGCAAATAAGGGCATCTGTACATATCACAGTTAGTTTaatagcatttaattaaccgcttcacatagattccaacctGTGCATTGTATCTGCATAACTTTTTCTTCGCACCCAATGAACGCTTCTTTCCCTCTGGTTTACTGTGGGtgtattctgcaagtgtccacctagtgaacatgtctgctgctgaagttctgattggctggggcaTGTGTCGGAAGGAGAAACGCatccccagccaatcagcacttcagcagtagacgaaacggacatgtccactaggtggacacttgcagGGTAATCCCCCTTCCCGTGGTCTACACTACATGTTCTCATCTTTCAGCAACTCTTGTTAAGCTCAGCTTGAGGTAAGTCAAGCAGGTTTCTTTAAGGTCCCTGCATGACATACTCAAAGGAAGTTGCCACCTTAAATTTTGTAACACCCACCTCTGATGCACTTCCTCAACGAAATCTTTAACCAAAATTACTATGCCACCAGGTGGATGTGAAGAGTACACACAGGCTGAAGAAATTTaggttttattgggtgaacttgcaCCAGATAAGGAAGCAATGCAGTCCAACAGTGGTGATAGTGACAGCATGGTTGGTGTTTGTAAAATTGAATGACACAGTTTACAACAAGCACCTGTTTATGCTGCATCCTAAAACATTTTAGGTCAACTGCCAGTGATCGCTATAGCTCAGGAAATCACAACATGGTGAGACAGGCCTGTCTTTCTACAAATGAAGGTGATAACAAAACTAGTACTGCAGACAAAAcagtggaaagaaaaagaaggcatggGGCAGTATGCATATCGGGGCCACAATTTCGTAGCAATGCTTTCTCCTCAATTCTGTGCCACTCTTATCATACACCGATTACGGCCagctgatcccattgataatgCGGAGAGTGCTGACAAAGCGCGAAGAGGAACACAGTCAGAAAAGACATCACTACAAAATTGTAGCCCGAGTCATCACTGGCATAAAATGCAAATTACCATTCGTGCTGTCGAAGAATTCCTGTAGCCTCCCAGGATCCTGCATTTCAACTTCATACTCATGGGCCTGCAGGATCATGTCAAACATGTCCAGATCCTTGACAACCTTGGACTCTGGTGACATCTGGGCTTCATATTCCTTgtaagagaaataataaaacgataCAGGGGCACTTTGCTACTCTGATTTGATACTCTACACAACATGCATTTGCGATTGGCTATAAAAATGGCCTTTTAATTATAATGAGCACCAACGGCAATACTATTGCCTTTTTACCGTGGCCTTTTATTCAATCAGGATACATAACTGCACTATACAAAATTTAGCTATTAGTCAGGCTTTTATTTTGCTCATTAGGGAAGCTATTCAAATCTCAAACTGCTTCAGTGaagaagcatgaaaaaaaaaaatccatgttTGCATGGTTCACTACAACTGACATCTAAGCACCTAAGCAAGTGGGTGCTGCATCACTATACAGCATAAAAATCGGTGGCAGCTTTGTAGCAATTCTATGGTAGTGTAGCCTTTATTATGTACTACAGACTACCACATTCACAGATGCAGTACGACAATGTTATGTTACTCAATGCATGACTGAAACTTTAAAACGAGATCACTGCAGACACACATAAGCACTTACTCGCACCTACGCATGACTTGTTTTCATAATATTTATTGCCATAAATTTAACTGGTATTATTAGTAATATTTAGCAGTCTACATTTTGTTTATCCTCTCCACTGTTCTTGTAACTGCTTAAATGATGTTATAACTCACCTCCCAGAGACTTCTGAATTCAGTGGCTGACACATTGTCAACTAGCTTTCCCAAGCAGTTCATAGCGTCCTGCAATGACAAGGCACCATGAGCACTGCAAAACGGAGATGTTGTACACACTATCATACCGACTCTCGTCTATACTTCTCTTCCTTGCTGACTCCGCATGTCGGCGTGATATCTCCCACGATACACTCCCCCATATCATGAACTATGGCCATTCTGATACACCTGCAAAAGGAACACTGGCATCATCCTCGGAGAATAAAGAGTGCACCTGGAAACATATATGACCCTTTCCAGTCCGAATTTTGCTGGAGTGAGAAATTTGTATTTTATGCATCTGAATGACATAGACGGGCAAGAATTTAAATAAAAAATCTCATTGCACTTCTCAGCAACATATCAAACTCTTTTCTCGTGAATCGTCAACAACTCAAGGCTTTGGAGGCAATGTATGGGTCTTTGAACTCCTTATTTCACAATCGTAACTGTATTAAGCACTGCCACAAAATATTTGAAGACCATTTTTGTGCTGCACAAGGTAAGTGATATGCCTTAGGCAGCATGCTTCAAAGGTACTGCCCAGAGGACTGACTTAAGCAGGATGCGACACATTGACATTTAGAAAATATCAGGAAGAACCACGTTTGTCTCCAGCACTAATTTTGACAAGTTGTGTGGTTACAGTTGCTGATGCTCAGATTCCTAAGATAAGttttggcatttctttttctacatgCCACATATTTGTTGGAAGTATTATGATCCCTGCAGAAATCATTGGCCAGGAAAGGGATAAGCAAATGACACTAGCAGTATGATCAATGACCGCCAAAGAATTCAGCACAGGCTTCCACCCACAAAACTGCAATGCATCTGCTCTCTGTGCCTGTGAAACGGTCCCCAAGGGATGCCAGTATTAAAAGATCGCCTCCACCATAGCAACACGGAAGAGAGCTAATGTAATCGGCTGATGCATCTATGGAAATTCTTATAGTTGGACAGCAATGTATTTGTCTTGGCATTCTTAGGTTGTTGGAGACTTCGTTTCTTGGCAGGCAAATCTGCAAAACCTACGCAAGTAGTGCAGTCATAgaagtgtcattttatgcattttGCAGTGTACTTGTGTTTTACCTGTGGAGCTTTATACAGAATAACTGCTTCATATATTACAGCTACAACTTGTGGAAAATTTCAAATTATGTTGATCTAATGAAAACAGAACAGCGCTCAGAAAATACTGCTTCTATTTATTGGCAAACATCACATCTCATGGTGGAACAACAGAAACAAAAAACACTCAGTATTTCTGTAGTGATACTCAACTTCATACAAGATATTATACAACTTGATGTTCACAACTCCAGGGGGGGGactctgtaagagtccacctagtaaACTGTCCATTTtagccgctgctgattggctagggccgctcgtctcctcctctctcataCAGCTgtatccaatcagcagcggccgaaatgtacagtccactaggtggactcttacggaaTACCCCCCTGGTCCTTTTTCATATGATCCACCTTGTATATTTGTTCAACTATGCGCCTCCAGTGTGTGAAGCACTACAGTTTTGTCACGAGAACTAGCGGTGCACTGTGGCCGCTGCAATGTATCGCTCCACTTGTCTAGTGGCAAGTAGGTTCAGATCTGtggcacttaagaggaagctttagctcgggtgctcctatctaaatacatgtaaaaggagaattcgtttttctcggcaaccactgcaccaaatttgacggggtttgctgcatttaaaagaaaaacttaaaatctagtgactgttggttccgaattttcgatttaggttgtcatatttttataaaaaattggcaaaaatctcaaattttcagaaaacgaaactatcaagtttacaactccgtaacccagcaagaaaaaatgatatcgcaattctgtgaattgtagctGATAgcacacctaaagcggacaaaattgatatgttacacatgaacctcgaaAAATGGGTCAATgagttattacaacttttgcaaaactcttgtaaataacgtaacaaattcacgtaagatgtaaaatgacatatcaaatttgtccgctttgaatggtctaatggatgccgtttacagaatcgcgatatctgttctttatgcagagctattagtttctaaaacttcgtgcttctattttttttcaaacttctgaatttttgaaaatctttttaacaaaattcaagccctaaatcaaaattccgcttccaacagtcactagaatttacctttctctctcaaatgcaacaaatttcattaaaatcggtccaggggttatctcagaaaaacgtttttgcgtttttacatgtatttcaataggccgcgtcggagttgggcccgagctaaagcttcctcttaagtgataATCACATAGTATTTTGACACATAAAGTATGACACCTAACACTGCATCAATTTACATGAACCATACTTGCTTGTTAAATTTAATGTGAAACCAGTCTACATCTCTGCAG
It includes:
- the LOC126522686 gene encoding 5'-deoxynucleotidase HDDC2 encodes the protein MENATTNALSYFMLIGKLKGIRRTGWVLRGVPDPERISGHMYRMSIMAMMIGNDPEAGVDKDKCIRMAIVHDMGECIVGDITPTCGVSKEEKYRRESDAMNCLGKLVDNVSATEFRSLWEEYEAQMSPESKVVKDLDMFDMILQAHEYEVEMQDPGRLQEFFDSTNGKFQHRIVKTWVEQLYKLRATHLSQKAA